The Prosthecobacter sp. SYSU 5D2 nucleotide sequence AAACCTCAAGACCATGGAGCGCAGCCTGAATGCCCTGCAGAACTACTCAGACCAGTTTTCGCAGGTGGCCAAGGAGCAGCTTTTAAAAGACCTGGATGAGGCGCTGAAAGGACTGCAAGCCAGCGGCCTGGAGCTGAACCCGGAGCTGCTGAAGGAACTGGCACAGATGGACCCGAAGAACCTGCAATCACTGTCCAAGGAACAGCTGGACCAGATGCGTGAAGCGCTGAAAAAAGGTGCGGGAGCATGCCAGGGCATGTGCCAGAATCCGGGCTTCCTGGGCGATGGCGAAGGGGAGGACGATGCCCTGGCGATGATGCTGGGAGAAATGGAGCGCCAAGGCCAGCCAGGGCAAGGAGACATCACGCGAGGGCCTGGTACAGCACCGCTGACCTTGTCCAAAGAAGAGAATGATTTTGGCACCTCCAAGTATGAAGGCGTGACCAACTCCGACCTGTCCAAGGCGCAACTGGGCACGATGCTGGAACTGCAGGACGGCAAGCATGAAGTGGACAGGACCTACCAGGGAGCAGGCATGGCCGGAGACGCCGCGCATCAGGGCACGGGCGGTGAGCAGGTGTGGCGTGAAACGCTGACACCGGAGGAAAAAGCGGTGCTGAAAAGAGTGTTTAAATGAGGCCTGGCGTGAAGCACTTCCTCTCTGCACGACCTATGCTTGGGTGAAAGCGGCAAAGGCTTTCTGGACTGCCAGGGTCACAGGACCGGGCGAGCGGAGAGGCTTGCCGCTGAGCATGGCGATGGGGTGGACATCACGCGTTGAGGAGGTCAGAAAGGCCTCTTCACACTCCTCCAAAACGGACACGGGCATGGCCTCCTCCAGGCAGGGAATGTCCGCTTTGGCACAGGCTTCGATCACCAGCTGGCGGGTGATGCCGGCCAGGCAGCCGGAGGACAGCGGCGGCGTCTTCAACCGGCCATCCAGGACGACGAAGATATTCGAGCCGGTGCCTTCACAAAGCTGGTCCAGTTCATTGGCCACGACCGCCTCCCCGCAGCCGCGTTCTTTGGCATAGAGCAAGGCACGGACGTTTTCCCCATAGGAGACGCTTTTCACTCCGGCCATGGCGCCGCGTGAGTTGCGGGTCCACGGGGCGAGGTAAACGTTTTCCGTGGGCGGCCAGGGTTTTAATGGTGTGGCGACGACGAGAACCGTTCCCTGCCCTGGCCCACGGTCTGAACCCAGCGGGCCATCGCCACTGGTCAGGGTGATGCGGACACGGGCATCCTGAAGCTGGTTGGCCTGCATGACGGCCTGGATGCTGGTGTTGAAGGTGTCTTCACTGATGCAATGCAGGCCCGTGGTCTCACAGGAACGGACCAGACGGAGATAATGCTCATGAGCGGCGAAGGGCCGGCCCGCACGGGCGACGAGGGTCTCAAAAACGCCATCTCCCACCAGTAGGCCGTGATCCAGCGGCGACAGGCGCGCTTCGTGAGCTGGCTGCAAGCTGCCATTGAGCCAAAGAATGGAGGGAGGATTCATGTGGGAATGATCATCCTGCGGAGCA carries:
- a CDS encoding aminotransferase class IV, translated to MNPPSILWLNGSLQPAHEARLSPLDHGLLVGDGVFETLVARAGRPFAAHEHYLRLVRSCETTGLHCISEDTFNTSIQAVMQANQLQDARVRITLTSGDGPLGSDRGPGQGTVLVVATPLKPWPPTENVYLAPWTRNSRGAMAGVKSVSYGENVRALLYAKERGCGEAVVANELDQLCEGTGSNIFVVLDGRLKTPPLSSGCLAGITRQLVIEACAKADIPCLEEAMPVSVLEECEEAFLTSSTRDVHPIAMLSGKPLRSPGPVTLAVQKAFAAFTQA